TGAAAAATGCATATTTATCTTCATCATCCACAAGGTGAAATGGATCTCTTCCAGACAGCTCATTATCTCGAACTTTAAATACAATCTCCCTGAGCCTTTCATCCTTCATCCATTCAAATTCTTGTTTGTCACCAATAGTTTTAAGTTGAGCCAAATCAGTACCTACATTTAAGCCATTATTGGATCTCTCCCTTGCAGCCACATAGTTATCTCTGAAGCCAACTGCTATCCTTTTAACAAATGGCTCAAGTTCGTGGAAGTTTTTCTCTATCCAGTTTCCCTTAACTGATGATTGCGTTAGTTCCGTGGTTTTACCATCTTCTTTGCCCCCAATTGTAGTTCCAGGTATTACTCGAGTGAAAACTTCTTTTGTCGACATTGAACCTCCACAATCAACTTCAGCGGTTGTAGAATGGGATGTATTATTCAAAGAAGGAATTTCATTTTTACAATCATCTGTCTGGCTATTTTTATGATTACATTCTCTCTCTCTTCCCATTGGGTCAATAGATTCTTCACCAACTTGGTTGTTGACAACAACCTCATGGCCTGAGGATGTTCTGGATTTTTGAAAACCATCTAAGTTATCTGCATTTCTGTCTACTGTTTCAATACCCTTGTAATCTTCATGGTGATGCAAATAATCATGTCCAGTCATTGAGGTTGAACAGTCATACACTTCATCAGTTGAATTTACTGAAGCCTGAATCATGTTACAAGATGAATTATCTACAGTAGGCATGGTTAAAGCACTGTCAAGCTCACCAGTAGCTTCAGGTTCTCGGTTTATCTCCAGTTTGTGATGCTTCCTTGAAAGGTATTCTCTGGCTTCTCCaactgattttatgatttttaactTTGTTCTTGAAGAACTTCCATGTAACTGATCTGATTGATGGTCTGGATCGTCAGTCAGCAGGTTCATGTCATTTACTCTCCCGCTTTTAGTACCATTAGATTCGATTGTCTCATAAGATTCATGAACAGGCACAGTGTCTTGTTTAGGAAGATTCGTGTTTCCAGTAAACGATTCATTTATAGTTGgatcattttcatcatcatcagTATCAGGTAAAGAGTCTCCTTTCTCAATTTCTCGTGCATGTCTGGCCATAGCCCTGATTTGCTGAATATCATGCTCAAAATCCTTAGATTGGTATTTAGAATACTCTGCTACTGTCGATTCATGATTCGATCCTTTTGACCTGATAATGCTATTTAGAAGCTCTTCCTTATCAAGCAGAGGCTTCTTAAAAGGCTTGCTTTTAGGCTCTGTTGGATCCTGAATCACCTCGACACCACCCTTCATCATCTTCTCTTTCCCCTCTCCAGCTTCCGTCTTCCTTCTCAATGTACCCTTTTCCAACATTGTACGCTTCTCATTATCCTCACCAACACCAAAGAGGCCCTTAATCGTCCAAACCACAAAAAAACCACACAATACTATGACTCCTGCTCTCGACATCCTCGGTAGAAAACTTGGTTTCAACATCACACTCCTAATGGCCTCCGTAACACCCGATTCACTGCGGGGCAACACAAACTTGGCCACTGAACTATCTTTCATAATTATGTTACTCCCACTCTCCAACTCTTTAGCCAAGTCTTTTGCAaaagaaattttataattaactaCAGCTAAATCTCCATCTTCACCATCCTCACGAAGAAGTGGATCAACCCCACTTCTTCTCATGATTTCATCCTCATTCACCACCACACTTTCAACCTTACCTTCAGAATCCTGAAAAACAGTAAATATATGTCCAGTCCCAATGCCCCAAAACTCGGAATCCTTTTTGTACTGCTCAACCCAACCCTCCAGATCATTCAACAAGACAGGCCCACCAAATTGCTTTTTCATTAATTTGGATTCGGGTTCTTCAACATCACCAGAGGCGCTACAATTATCATCAAGACTGCTCTTTTCCTCAATATCACCTC
This Primulina eburnea isolate SZY01 chromosome 2, ASM2296580v1, whole genome shotgun sequence DNA region includes the following protein-coding sequences:
- the LOC140823454 gene encoding uncharacterized protein, with protein sequence MEFLNSTVSSLTPSISPTPPFLSLKNPSESCRKLYRYRPLSIYLTRPYVFTNRLEISAHFSRPTNRRNYLRKKLTQHRQFRQVRPLTIPVREFCENDDCKLKNVDTSVEQRGDIEEKSSLDDNCSASGDVEEPESKLMKKQFGGPVLLNDLEGWVEQYKKDSEFWGIGTGHIFTVFQDSEGKVESVVVNEDEIMRRSGVDPLLREDGEDGDLAVVNYKISFAKDLAKELESGSNIIMKDSSVAKFVLPRSESGVTEAIRSVMLKPSFLPRMSRAGVIVLCGFFVVWTIKGLFGVGEDNEKRTMLEKGTLRRKTEAGEGKEKMMKGGVEVIQDPTEPKSKPFKKPLLDKEELLNSIIRSKGSNHESTVAEYSKYQSKDFEHDIQQIRAMARHAREIEKGDSLPDTDDDENDPTINESFTGNTNLPKQDTVPVHESYETIESNGTKSGRVNDMNLLTDDPDHQSDQLHGSSSRTKLKIIKSVGEAREYLSRKHHKLEINREPEATGELDSALTMPTVDNSSCNMIQASVNSTDEVYDCSTSMTGHDYLHHHEDYKGIETVDRNADNLDGFQKSRTSSGHEVVVNNQVGEESIDPMGRERECNHKNSQTDDCKNEIPSLNNTSHSTTAEVDCGGSMSTKEVFTRVIPGTTIGGKEDGKTTELTQSSVKGNWIEKNFHELEPFVKRIAVGFRDNYVAARERSNNGLNVGTDLAQLKTIGDKQEFEWMKDERLREIVFKVRDNELSGRDPFHLVDDEDKYAFFSGLEKKVELENEKLMKLHEYFHENIENLDYGADGISLYDTPEKIIPRWKVSPAEKNPEFLNNFVEQRKALVAESLKNSFLTKNNGKDAIHKPKEPSSYDNNESSSFQNDIAASSKTVIAGSDGSVKAGKKSGREYWQHTKKWSEGFLESYNAETDPEVKAVMKDIGKDLDRWITEKEIKEAADFMDKLPEKGQILIKQKLEKVKREMELFGPQAVVSKYREFAEEKEEDYLWWLDLPFVLCIELYTMDNGEQKVGFYSLEMGADLELDPKQYHVIAFEDVGDCKNLCYIIQAHMEMLGNGNAFVVSRPPKDAFREAKVNGFGVTVVRKGQLRLNIDQTLEEVEEMIVEIGSKIYHDKIMKDRSVDIKALMKGVFGISHPAKRKKKKRVKP